In Bos mutus isolate GX-2022 chromosome 10, NWIPB_WYAK_1.1, whole genome shotgun sequence, a single window of DNA contains:
- the GTF2A1 gene encoding transcription initiation factor IIA subunit 1 yields MANSANTNTVPKLYRSVIEDVINDVRDIFLDDGVDEQVLMELKTLWENKLMQSRAVDGFHSEEQQLLLQVQQQHQPQQQQHHHHHHHQQAQPQQTVPQQAQAQQVLIPASQQAAAPQVIVPDSKLIQHMNASNMSAAATAATLALPAGVTPVQQILTNSGQLLQVVRAANGAQYIFQPQQSVVLQQQVIPQMQPGGVQAPVIQQVLAPLPGGISPQTGVIIQPQQILFTGNKTQVIPTTVAAPTPAQAQITATGQQQPQAQPAQQQAPLVLQVDGTGDTSSEEDEDEEEDYDDDEEEDKEKDGAEDGQVEEEPLNSEDDVSDEEGQELFDTENVVVCQYDKIHRSKNKWKFHLKDGIMNLNGRDYIFSKAIGDAEW; encoded by the exons ATGGCGAACTCGGCAAATACAAACACCGTG cCTAAATTATATAGATCTGTGATTGAAGATGTTATTAATGATGTGAGAGACATCTTTTTGGATGATGGAGTCGATGAACAAGTTCTGATGGAACTAAAAACT TTATGGGAGAATAAACTAATGCAGTCTAGAGCGGTAGATGGATTTCATTCAGAAGAGCAGCAGCTTTTATTGCAAGTTCAACAGCAGCATCaaccccagcagcagcagcatcatcaccatcaccaccatcagcaaGCTCAGCCTCAGCAGACAGTGCCTCAGCAAGCGCAGGCCCAGCAGGTCCTTATTCCTGCTTCACAGCAAG CTGCAGCACCACAAGTTATTGTTCCTGATTCTAAGCTGATACAACATATGAATGCATCAAACATG agtGCTGCTGCTACAGCTGCAACCTTGGCACTCCCTGCTGGTGTGACTCCTGTTCAACAGATATTAACAAATTCAG GCCAGCTTCTGCAAGTGGTCAGAGCAGCCAATGGTGCCCAGTATATCTTTCAGCCTCAGCAGTCAGTGGTTCTGCAGCAACAGGTTATACCACAAATGCAGCCTGGTGGAGTACAAGCTCCTGTTATACAGCAG gTCTTGGCCCCTCTTCCTGGAGGGATTTCACCACAAACAGGTGTCATCATCCAGCCCCAGCAAATCTTATTTACAGGAAACAAGACTCAAGTCATACCTACAACAGTGGCAGCACCTACACCAGCACAAGCGCAGATAACTGCCACTggccagcagcagccacaggcccAGCCTGCTCAACAGCAGGCTCCGCTGGTGTTGCAAGTTGATGGAACTGGGGATACATCatctgaagaagatgaagatgaagaagaagaCTATGATGATGATGAGGaggaagacaaagagaaagatgGAGCTGAAGATGGGCAAGTAGAAGAG gaacCTCTCAATAGTGAAGATGATGTGAGTGATGAGGAAGGACAGGAACTCTTTGATACAGAAAATGTTGTTGTGTGCCAGTATGATAAG atacacagaagtaaaaacaaatggaaatttcaTCTCAAGGATGGCATTATGAATCTTAATGGAAGAGATTATATATTTTCCAAAGCCATTGGAGATGCAGAATGGTGA